In one window of Xiphophorus hellerii strain 12219 chromosome 23, Xiphophorus_hellerii-4.1, whole genome shotgun sequence DNA:
- the LOC116714835 gene encoding uncharacterized protein LOC116714835 isoform X1 produces the protein MAAGVGLLLLLIGVSYGNKTFCDGRHKEAQCSQPWGATVFVHLMDEASGKIKFQWTKEATTILNWRNSRLVTNTLESRSEFISNNGTFRISNLRGSDSGEYTLTFFGSDGKATGDQTLHLYIEGRSPIRVGAISALLLFSIHVVVCAIVICVQRKRQKRKGEELPADLTYVDVRVVQQRERKSVKQKVEEEVEYSQIKIAG, from the exons ATGGCAGCTGGTGTTGGACTGCTGCTTCTGCTCATAGGAGTCTCTTATG GTAATAAAACTTTCTGTGATGGCAGACACAAGGAAGCTCAATGCTCTCAACCCTGGGGAGCAACTGTGTTTGTTCACCTGATGGATGAGGcctcaggaaaaataaaattccagtGGACAAAGGAAGCAACAACAATACTAAATTGGAGAAACAGTAGACTCGTGACAAACACATTAGAGAGCAGATCTGAATTTATCTCCAACAATGGGACATTTAGGATCAGCAACCTTAGGGGCAGTGATAGTGGTGAATACACACTTACATTTTTTGGTTCTGATGGAAAAGCAACAGGAGATCAGACTCTGCATTTGTACATTGAAG GCCGGTCCCCAATAAGAGTTGGAGCAATCTCtgctctgcttttgttttctatccATGTTGTTGTCTGTGCAATCGTCATCTGTGTTCAGAggaaaaggcaaaaaagaaaag GAGAAGAACTCCCTGCTGACTTGACCTACGTTGATGTCAGAGTGGTGCAACAGCGAGAGAGGAAGTCAGTGAAGCAAAAAGTAGAGGAAGAGGTGGAGTACAGCCAAATAAAGATAGCAGGATGA
- the LOC116714835 gene encoding uncharacterized protein LOC116714835 isoform X2, whose translation MAAGVGLLLLLIGVSYGRSPIRVGAISALLLFSIHVVVCAIVICVQRKRQKRKGEELPADLTYVDVRVVQQRERKSVKQKVEEEVEYSQIKIAG comes from the exons ATGGCAGCTGGTGTTGGACTGCTGCTTCTGCTCATAGGAGTCTCTTATG GCCGGTCCCCAATAAGAGTTGGAGCAATCTCtgctctgcttttgttttctatccATGTTGTTGTCTGTGCAATCGTCATCTGTGTTCAGAggaaaaggcaaaaaagaaaag GAGAAGAACTCCCTGCTGACTTGACCTACGTTGATGTCAGAGTGGTGCAACAGCGAGAGAGGAAGTCAGTGAAGCAAAAAGTAGAGGAAGAGGTGGAGTACAGCCAAATAAAGATAGCAGGATGA
- the LOC116714328 gene encoding uncharacterized protein LOC116714328 has product MGPGNWSTVIEAVAGLLMTLLLMSYASAEVETYCDGKPNEALCFGPLGGTVCVKLVDSVSESQSYQITHTTSIILTIKKNYVISGPLQNKYLFIPSNGTFSINNLMMTDGGKYVLEIFDSNGRKKEHRTFNLFLEAPVTSVHLFAECLSEGQVNVSCLSEGGSNPQYSWTLNGNKLSGHELLSENIKSNTIVLRPNVAGRLVCSVRTNFSFLLKEKITSTCDFVNCTSNGIHISKWVFKENNTLCVEPLPERHNIMVLLPITSGALGALLIMLVVSIGIFCVKRKKPNHNEENNYDQKWTNADQGRRRQELRKDTQAEYGKVKKQPRLSDDVTYGNMDNSVYGNVDESIYANL; this is encoded by the exons ATGGGGCCTGGAAACTGGTCTACAGTCATTGAGGCTGTTGCTGGATTACTGATGACGCTACTTCTCATGTCTTATG cCTCTGCTGAAGTAGAAACTTACTGTGATGGCAAACCGAATGAAGCTCTGTGCTTTGGACCTCTGGGAGGAACTGTGTGTGTCAAACTGGTGGACAGCGTCTCAGAAtcgcagagttatcaaataacaCATACAACGTCAATAATCCttacaataaaaaagaattatGTTATTTCGGGtcctcttcaaaataaatatctctTTATTCCAAGTAATGGTACATTTAGTATCAATAATCTCATGATGACTGATGGTGGTAAATATGTTCTGGAAATCTTTGATTCTaatggaaggaagaaagaacatcgaacatttaatttgtttcttgaAG CTCCTGTGACCTCTGTCCATCTGTTCGCTGAGTGTTTGTCTGAAGGACAGGTGAATGTGTCCTGTCTCTCTGAAGGAGGGAGCAATCCTCAATACAGCTGGACTCTGAATGGAAACAAACTGTCAGGCCATGAGCTTCTCTCTGAAAATATTAAGTCTAACACCATCGTCCTGAGACCAAACGTTGCAGGACGCCTGGTTTGCTCAGTCAGGACTAACTTCAGTTTTCTTCTCAAAGAGAAAATCACATCTACCTGTG ACTTTGTGAACTGCACTTCAAATGGTATACACATATCTAAGTGGgtgtttaaagaaaacaacactcTGTGTGTTGAACCTTTACCAGAGAGACATAATATTATGG TGCTATTGCCAATAACAAGTGGTGCACTTGGAGCTCTGCTAATTATGCTAGTTGTCAGCATAGGAATTTTCTgtgtgaagaggaaaaaacCAAACCACAATG aagaaaataattatgaCCAAAAATGGACCAATGCTGATCAGGGGAGGAGGCGACAGGAGCTGAGAAAAGATACCCAAGCGGAGTATGGCAAAGTTAAAAAGCAACCTCGGCTGTCTGATGATGTGACATATGGAAATATGGACAACAGTGTGTATGGAAATGTGGATGAGAGTATCTATGcaaatctctga